The Capsicum annuum cultivar UCD-10X-F1 chromosome 1, UCD10Xv1.1, whole genome shotgun sequence sequence TAGAAGGTCAGATATAGGATTTATGATAAAGTTTGGTAAATCTCTTGTATCATGGAAGTCTAAGAAGAAAACTATGGTTTCAAGAAATTCTGTAGAGGAAGAATACAGAAGCTTAGCTACTACTATTGCTGAACTGACTTGGCTACTTGGAATATTGAAAGAAATAGGAGTTGAAGTGATGCAACTTGTAAAGGTATTTAACGATAGCAAATCAGCATTACAGATTGCTACAAATCCAGTATGCCATGAGAGAACTAAGCACATAGAAATTGATTGCCATTTCATAAGAGAAAAGATTCAATAAGGACTGGTTACTACTCAATACAGATCAACTAGAGATCAGCCAGCAGACATTCTTACTAAGGGGCTTCCTAAAGTTCAGCATGAGTACCTGAAGACCAAACTAGGTGTACTTGATATATTCCATCTCAACTAGTTTGAGGGGGAGTGTAGAAGTATACAACTAGAAGGGTAAATCAGTAACTCACCTAGATTAAGTTAGTTAAATTACACTGTTAACTGGTGGTAGTTAGAAAGTTAGTCAATCAGTTAGTTAACCACTAACCTCCACACTAATCTACATTCTAACTTGCACTCTAACCCCATatctatatatacctatacattaTCACATTGTAAATACAAGATTATGATCAATAAAGATTCAAATTTACTCTCTTATGGTTTCTTCTTCCTCTGCTCATACtgattttcttccttttggtTCTTCATTTCTCTTCTGGTTATAATCTCTCCTTACTACTGATCATATTACGACAAATCCTAATTTGAGCAAttatggattttgagaaattGTTCTATTTCTGGGCTACTTGAATATTCTTTATGTGCTAAACTAGCTTTGTTGTTACATTAGAATTATTGTAACTCTTGTGTTGGTTATAATGTGAACAACTTGTTAGGAGGTCATTTTATGCAAATTGTTGGTAAGTTTGTTCCCCtacataatattaaaaaattggcAGTGATGAACAATTGTTTttccttatttcttcttttcagtGTCTGTCTGCCACTCTTCACATGAGTGGAGCAAGGAATGAGGTACCATAAAGAATTTTTATTAGATTTGCACTACTTTATAAGACTTGTCCACTTTTTAGCCACTATCCACTTCCCACTTAATAATGCAGATCTCAAATAAATCTGTGTATATACTGcttgaaagaaaataacaatggtTTGTTTAGAAACTGAAATTAGAATTGATGTGCTTAGAGTTACATGGGGCCTTGGGCTCTAGGTGAcgaaagagttttaaaatgaagtgtgggtgacacaagtcttaataattgagtggaggtgacaattactttattaaggattaaaaaagtaagaaaagtttgaaaataacccacaagttttttaatttatactttgatccaatgtaaaacctaatataactagaaatgaagaaaaaaaaaggcacgtttctctctcttctcatttattagAGTTTTCTCTCTCGtcatgatttttgttgttcattgttgttgctgctttattcatcatcttcttcttcattatcatcatcttgttcttcattatcatctcttcttgttcatcatcatcatcttcttgttgttgaacattgttgttaccattactattgctacttgatcaaatttttttaggtcaaattttatttatatatcacttgggaattacttataggtgattttaataagtaaaattataatttttagttgaatttctcatctgggtgtatctgctacttctgttttttcaacagtagataaaacatgcaacgtgaatccaacagatgagtaatctgttgcacagatgagtaacctgttgcaatatattgattaatctgttgcaacatattgactaatttgttgcaacatatgagtaatctgttgcaacatatatgactaatctgttgcaacagattactcatctgttggatttgtattataatgttgtaatatgaatccaacatatgggtcatctgttgcaatagattagtcatatgttgcaacagattacttatttgttgcaataaatgactcatattttgaattcatgttatagGTTCTATCAATTGTAGCAGTAgtaaatataccaaataaaaaattcaacaaaaatcataattatacttacaaaatcacttATGAAGTAATGttcaagtgatatacgaataaaatttgacctaaaaaaattctaaaaacttcaacaagggcacaacgaataagtgaaacacatgaaaaattttatgaaacaggtaaagaagacaaaaatagtgtatcatacatcaaatgcaagaggatcgaggggacaaacgtttgagttctcctaaaaacatttaagttccctagtattttaattgctttctaatggataacccatctattataacagattttctatctgtttgataatttccaacagatgaatcatctgttgcaacatgttagtcatctgttgattcaaattaagcaattattagtaatcactaaattgatttagctaaaattaaagacaagtctttaagataatgagacaaacatttgagttctcctaaaaatatttgagtttcctaatattttaattattttccaacagatcacctatttattgcaacaagttagtcatctattgcaataaatgcttataataggttagtcatttgttgattcaaattaaacaattattaataataattaaattgatttaactaaaattgaagacacgACCTTAGACCGGGGGggaacatttgagttctcctaaaaaatatttgagctttagtattttaaattgcttttcaacacatattttgtctatttagtaatttccaacatatgagtcatatgttgcaacaacttagtcatctgttgcaacagatgtctatatttgtttgataattttcaatagatgaattatttgttgcaacaagtgagtcatttattacaacagatgtttatatctgtttggtcattttcaacagatatttttatttatttggtcatttccaacagattactcatctgttgtaacatattagtcatttattgattcacattaagtcattattagtaataactaaattgattactaaaataaaatatgaattaataagttcaattacagtttcaattaatttcatggtaattacaccatcaactaagtatgttcgtcttgagtagagtgatcaattgatcaattttatttgaaatgattcaaactaagtcatcattagaaataactatattgatttaactaaaactaaagatgaattagtaagttcaattatgattttaattaatttcatagtaattacatgatcaattaagtgtttcgtactgagtagaatgattaattgacaa is a genomic window containing:
- the LOC124897237 gene encoding uncharacterized mitochondrial protein AtMg00810-like, whose protein sequence is MEASLRIVKYIKKQPGQRILLSNNSKNEVTAFCDVDWETCLNTRRSDIGFMIKFGKSLVSWKSKKKTMVSRNSVEEEYRSLATTIAELTWLLGILKEIGVEVMQLVKVFNDSKSALQIATNPVCHERTKHIEIDCHFIREKIQ